The Neovison vison isolate M4711 chromosome 13, ASM_NN_V1, whole genome shotgun sequence genome includes a region encoding these proteins:
- the GMFB gene encoding glia maturation factor beta isoform X2 encodes MSESLVVCDVAEDLVEKLRKFRFRKETNNAAIIMKIDKDKRLVVLDEELEGISPDELKDELPERQPRFIVYSYKYQHDDGRVSYPLCFIFSSPVGCKPEQQMMYAGSKNKLVQTAELTKVFEIRNTEDLTEEWLREKLGFFH; translated from the exons ATG agtgAGTCTTTGGTGGTTTGTGATGTCGCTGAAGATTTAGTGGAAAAGCTGAGAAAGTTTCGTTTTCGCAAAGAAACGAACAATGCTGCCATTATAA tgaagaTTGATAAGGATAAGCGCCTGGTGGTACTGGATGAAGAGCTTGAG GGCATTTCACCAGATGAACTTAAAGATGAACTACCTGAACGACAACCTCG CTTCATTGTGTATAGTTATAAATACCAACATGACGATGGAAGAGTTTCATATCCTCTGTGCTTTATTTTCTCCAGTCCTGTTG GGTGTAAGCCTGAACAACAGATGATGTATGCTGGGAGTAAGAATAAGCTAGTCCAAACAGCTGAACTAACCAAG GTATTTGAAATAAGAAATACCGAAGACCTAACTGAAGAATGGTTACGTGAGAAACTTGGATTTTTCCACTAA
- the GMFB gene encoding glia maturation factor beta isoform X1 — protein sequence MSESLVVCDVAEDLVEKLRKFRFRKETNNAAIIMKIDKDKRLVVLDEELEGISPDELKDELPERQPRTFIVYSYKYQHDDGRVSYPLCFIFSSPVGCKPEQQMMYAGSKNKLVQTAELTKVFEIRNTEDLTEEWLREKLGFFH from the exons ATG agtgAGTCTTTGGTGGTTTGTGATGTCGCTGAAGATTTAGTGGAAAAGCTGAGAAAGTTTCGTTTTCGCAAAGAAACGAACAATGCTGCCATTATAA tgaagaTTGATAAGGATAAGCGCCTGGTGGTACTGGATGAAGAGCTTGAG GGCATTTCACCAGATGAACTTAAAGATGAACTACCTGAACGACAACCTCG AACCTTCATTGTGTATAGTTATAAATACCAACATGACGATGGAAGAGTTTCATATCCTCTGTGCTTTATTTTCTCCAGTCCTGTTG GGTGTAAGCCTGAACAACAGATGATGTATGCTGGGAGTAAGAATAAGCTAGTCCAAACAGCTGAACTAACCAAG GTATTTGAAATAAGAAATACCGAAGACCTAACTGAAGAATGGTTACGTGAGAAACTTGGATTTTTCCACTAA